Sequence from the Panicum virgatum strain AP13 chromosome 5N, P.virgatum_v5, whole genome shotgun sequence genome:
gaattgtaatggcaagtttcaaaataggtgaattgtaatggcgTATCTCAGAAGTtagaaaattgtaatggcatggataaaaaaaaacccttttttttttggaaggaaCGTAGGGTAGTCTTTTGCAAGTGCCAAGCCAGCCAGGAACAGCCAGGAACCGCGGCCCGCAAAGACTCCAAAGAACAGCCACCGACGGACAACTGGACAAGCCGCCTCCGGGTCTAGCTAGGGTTTCCGTTCCGCTTCCTCTCCCCGCACGCGAAGCAGGTTGGTGCGCTCTGCCCCGGTACCCGGTACCCCCGCTTCGACTCGCTCCCCTCTGATCCGCTCGGCCGCGTCGCAGGGCGCAGCGTTGATGGCaacggcaccggcgccggcggaccCGAAGGCGGAGGCGGCCAAGATGGACCTcctggaggacgacgacgagttcGAGGAGTTCGAGATCGACCAAGGTGCGCCCTCGCTTTCGTTTCCGTGTTTCTATTGATTCGGCGGAAAGGTTTGGATGATTAATTGATTAGATGGAAATCCATGTGCTGCTTGCATCCTGTGCGTCCCTTCCTTCCAATTTGTTAGGGGAGTGATTTTAGCGAGACTAGGGGGAATTTGTAAGGGGTCAGTTTTTTATGTGGAATCTCAATTATCTCAGATCGATCTGGCATTTCATAACTGTAGATGCTGTTAATTTGGCGCCTGGATTTGCTCGGACAGGACTATTGTTCTGAAGTAGTTAAGTTTTCTTTGCATCATCTAGcctgtaagagcatctccaagagttcccaATTTTTTCTCCCCAAAACTTGTTATTTGACAACTCCCTAAATAGATATGAGAAGACAAAAAAGAGTCTATCTCCAATAGTTTTCTATTTTAACTCCCAAAATTAGAAGTTGTGGTACTACAAGATAATTCCACTGGCTCTCGGCAACGGCAGTGAGATGAATTGAGATCGGAGGCTGGACGGCTGCATGGTGGCGGCACGGTGAATGGGTTGAAAAAAGAAGAGCCGGTCGCGGAGCCAAGCGCTAGGCACGGAGGGGGGCTTCTCTCTCAGGCACGATCTCCAAAATCATTGTGCTGCCTATGCGTAGGAGCTATGTTGACGACTTGACGTTAATTGTTTGAGGAGCCTGCTATGATGGCCTGTGCGGCGACGGCACAGCAGAAGGGGGGCGCAGGCCCTCTGCGGCGGGCTGATCGAGGCCGAGCCGGACGGCCtgtgcggcgacggcgcggcggaaaGGAGGCGCATGCCTTCCATGATGGTGGCGCGGCGGACGAGAAGCACAGAGCCTCTGCGGCGGATGATGCGGCGGACGGGGAAAATAATAGGGAGCGATGGAGGCGTGCGCATTTTTAAGCACAAAAGAGTCCACTTTGCCAATTGTTAGCAAATAGAGAATTTAAATAGAGAATTTGGATAGGGAACTATTGGAGAGAGTTTTTTTTCGTTTTTCCTAAAAAAACAAGGATGGGGAAGGAATATtggaaactcttggagatgctctaagtggCCTGGTGCATGCAGCTCCGTCTTAAAAAAAATTCCCCTTGTATTCTTCCCCGTTTACTTTGGCACTTGACAATAAACCTTGTCCTTAAACTAGTGCAGTTAGGTGCTTGAGTGTTTACTTACAAATGGGGCCTTCTGATGTTTTGCAACTTTCTGATTGAAATGATCTAGTCATTTAAAATGATGATTTTATTACATGTCGAGTCGCGTCTTTGCTTCTCCTCGACGCATCTCCCCGACTACTAATTAGAATAGACCAATCCTGAATATTGAAGACAATGTGCAGAACTGAAGATCAATTGTTATGTTGAATGTGACGAGTGTAAACCAGATACTATATTGGTAATTTTTGTATGGGTTTCTGATTCCAACTTTTCATCTAGTTAGCTAAGTCCTGTTATGTCAAATATTCAGTAACAATAATTTCTTCCATGCTAATCACTTAGATGGCAAAGTTGCAAAGAAACAGTGCCATAAGTTGTGTTGATGGAGATGATAATTATGGGGCTTTCTTGGACCTTGCTGTTATCTTCTTTTTTCTGCCCTCACGACACTTGCATGGTTGTGAGTGCACACTTGAATATGCTTGCTGCCGTTGCTTGATTGTTGATTCACTGGCTAACAAAATAAACAGTTTCCACTTGTCATTATTCAGTGTTGTTTTTCTATGTAACTAATGACACTTTATATACTTATATTGTCCTGCAGTAAGTAAAACTTTATTGTTTCACACAATCAGTTAGTAtcgttttccttttcctttcttacTCACAGAATTATAACTCATGTCGCTTAACTGTTATGTAtgttttttataaattttcacAGGAAGGTTTTTAGTATGGGAACTGCTGGTTGTCTTCTCTCTTAGTTCTTAGCCAATAAAGATGGAATGCACATATTTTCTACATAGAGTTACTATTTTGTATGGGTAGTAAAGACACGTACATTCTCGAAGTTAGCTTGACGCTTGAATTTGCTTTCTCCTCTTCATCTTTTGGTTGTGGTATGACTTTGGGTGTGCTCTTGGTTGCGGCTGCATTTGCTTTGGAGTGATCGCATCATGGGCAACCTTAGTAAATACAATGTGAAACTGATGGTATGATTACATTTTGTGTTACAATGCTAAACATATTGCTATTACAGATTTTTCTCTCATTGATGGGTTTTCCAAAAGCTATATATTTAGGATGACAAACCCCTGAATATTGAAGAAGAGGGACTACATTTATTAGTACTATAGATGCTTAGCTGACATTATTAATTTTGGCCACCATGGTAAAAGTTTTCTCAATAATATCTCTGTGCCGCTTTCACTGTTCATGTTTATAAAAAGGTGTATAGAAAGTATTGCAAACATGTGAATGGGGGAAGACTAGGCAGGATACTTGTTTGTTGTAATGGATGCTTAGCTCGATTTGTCAGTTGAACTAGATTAGCCAAACAGGTTAGTATTAGGTCAGTCATGTGCATGGCTATTTATGATATGATCCGTTATCTGTTTTGGCAAGCTTTTAATATACAGAGTCCCCTTCTAATCTATCTCAGTCTATTACCTACCTAGAACCCCTCCATGTAGTGTTTTCTCCTTCCAGGATCAGCCATCATGCCATCTAGCCTCTTCCTGTGTAAGATGGTACTGACCTCAGTTGTGAACTTGATTTATGACAACTTGGTGTCAGATTTGACAACCTTCCATGCCTCCAttgcttctgcctccatctATCCATGTTGCCGCTAGTTCTGTTGTTGCAATCTCAATTAGGCCCCTAATCTCAATAGAAAACGGCGGAACCAGAGGCAGCACAGATAGATGGACAATAAAAATGATGCTAATGTATTAGAGGATCTGATGCCATGTAATCATGAACTGCGTTCACTATTAGAGGATCTGATACTATGTAATCATGAACCGCATTCACTAAGAGGGAAAACTACCATGTAATCTTGAAGGTGGAAAACACTAGATGAAGTAGGGCGCTTGGTAGAGAGGAGCGGAGAAAGGATAGGTTAAATGAGCTTTCCTGTCAGCCATTGCACGTCAAAACTGAAAACAGAGGTGTATAAAATACCATGGACCAATCTAACCCAATAACCTGATTTGGGATGTTTCTTATGTGACAAATAACATTAATGAACTCAGTTCCCTAGCCACTAGGCCAGTGGTTTGAACGCTTtgcgtgtgttttttttttaaaaatggtTTGAAGGCTTTGTTTTCCACACATTCCTATCATGCAGAATGGGACGACAAGGAAGAAGGCAATGAAGCTGTCCAGCAGTGGGAGGACGACTGGGATGATGATGACGTTAATGATGATTTCTCGCAGCAGCTGAGGAAAGAACTGGAGGGAGCCCAGAAGAGCTGAAGTGTTTTCTTCCGTAGTATAAATGTTACTCTTGTATGGCCGTTACTTTCTGAACCGCTGTGTGCTTCAGACAGTTATGGGTGCGCGTCTGGGAGCACCACCTAATTTGCGGAATATTTCTACAGGGAAGTTTATGGTCGTGCTGTAGTTTCCATATTATCAGTGAATTTCTATATGAACGGCATGAGTATGATACCAGAAAGTTTATAAATATGCGGCAATTTGCCCCTCAATCAAGTTGAAGCTAACGATCACTTCTTTATTTCAATTTCAATTATTATTTCTGCGATATCACGGTCGAAACACTACGTTGTAATGTGTGACGCTCCCTTGACCGGCCTTTACTG
This genomic interval carries:
- the LOC120673160 gene encoding protein DELETION OF SUV3 SUPPRESSOR 1(I)-like → MATAPAPADPKAEAAKMDLLEDDDEFEEFEIDQEWDDKEEGNEAVQQWEDDWDDDDVNDDFSQQLRKELEGAQKS